The window TTTCCTGTGGCGACGCGGATCTGCCCTTCGACGAGGTTGACAGCGTTATTGGCGAGTAATTTAAGCGATGCTCCGCTGGCATAGACCTTGGAGCTCTGCACTTCCGTGCGCACGGTGGCAAGGAAGGCCAGAAGGAGGATCGAGATCAGCGTGATGCCAATCAACACGAGGACGAGTGATGCGCCGCGATTGTTTCCAGAAGGGCTTCCGGCCGGGGACCAGAGAGGGCAATTCATTGTTTTGAATGCTCAGGGAGTGCAGGGGAGTATGCTCGACTTCGTCGCGGTATCCGTAGCGGATCTCGGACAGCGCGGGGATTATGTTTCCGCTGGTGTAAACCGGTCAGGGCGAGGCGTGGCCTCGTTTGTTGGCGACAATCAGGGAGTACTGGTTGATCTGCTGTGTTTGATTGACGCGCGAAATCTGGATGCGGACATTATAGGCCTCGTTGCGAGAGGCGGAATCTTGCAATCGCACAGGGTAGGAGGAAAGACTGTCGACAGGTTCGAGCTTCACGGTGGCAGTGTAGATCGTGGCCGGGTCGCCTGTCCGGGTGGTGACTCCGCTGTTATCGTAGGTAAACTTCCTGCCTTCCAGATCTGCGAGATTGGAGAAATCGGTAAGCGCGATCTCCTCCGATAATCCCTGAACAATCTGCGACTCGATCGTCTGCGACATCGCCATCCGGAAGTTGCTAAGTCCTGCAGGCAACAGTCCCACAAGGCTAACCATGGCAAAGGCCACGATGCCTAGCGAGATCGTGACCTCGATCAGCGTAAAGCCGGAGCGACGGAGTGCCCGGGAATCATTTCGGGAGGAAATCATTACACAGACAGATTACTCTGCGGGGAGCATGACTCAACTTACGGGAATGTCAAACTGTTGACGCGTCGCGATTGTGCCGCAGTAATCTTCCGCCGTGAGGTCAACAGATTGAGTTCCGACCGGCTGGCGAGAACTGACGTTTTGAATAGGATGAGATCTCTTCCTTATCGGATGTCTCCTAAAGCCCACTCCTCCCTTATGCAGAGTTCTCATCTTTGTGATTCCTGGTTTCTGCGCGTCGGTTCCCTAATCCTGGGTGGCGTTCTGGTGTGTGTCTCTGCCCGGGCGGAGATTACTCTTCCTCGGATTTTTTCCGATCATGCCGTATTGCAGAAGTCGGATTCGGTGCCGGTATGGGGAAAGGGCACTCCCGGCGAGGCCGTCACAGTGACTCTCGACAAGGCGGTGGCTCAGACGGTGGTTGGTGAGGATGGGAAATGGAAGGTGGTGCTGGACCTTGATACTGCAGGGGCGGGACCGCATGAACTGATCGCGCAGGGGAAAAATACCCTGACGGCCCATGACGTGCTGGTCGGCGAAGTCTGGCTTTGCTCCGGGCAGTCAAACATGGATTTCCCGTTGGGAGCCTTTCCGATCGCGAAGACCGAGGTGCCAGTTTCCGCGAATACCAATCTTCGCCAGTTCTTGGTCAAACGCGGTTCATCGGCTGACCCTTTGGATGAAGTAGAGGGTGAGTGGATGGTGGCCGGCCCCGCCACGGCTGGAAAGTTCTCTGCCGTGGCATACTTCTTTGGCAAGCAGCTCCAGAGGGATATCAGCGCTCCCGTCGGTTTGATCAACTCCGCCCTCGGAGGTACGATGATTGAAGCCTGGATGAGCAATGATGCGCTGGCCGCCGATCCGGTGCTCAAGGAGGGGGCTGAGAAGGCGCAGAACGACCGCCGGGCATTTGATCAGTATTCCGAACGCTACAAAAAGTGGCAGAAGAAATATGGGCGCGAGGACAGGAAGCAGGGAGACCCGGCGACCTTTGCCGGACCCGACGTGGATACCTCGGACTGGAGGCCTGTCACGCTCCCGGGATTCTTTGCAGAGGCAGGATTGCCCGAGGCGGGGGCGATCTGGGTGCGGCGCAAGGTGCCGGCTCCATCGGCTCCAGATATCACGCCCAGAAAGGGCATTGACATGTTCCTTGATAACATTCGCGATTCCAATGAAGTCTACTGGAATGGCAGACGGGTCGGGAGCAGTCCGATCGACAGCGTCGTGCATCGCTATGGCGTTAAGGGAGAGTATGTGAACGAGGGGGAGAACGTACTCGCATTGAGAGTCTTTAGTGCCGGAGAATCGGGCGGAGTTGCACCGGGAGGCTCGCGGTTTCAAGGAAATCATGTGCCATTCAAGGGAGAATGGCTGGCGAAGGTGGAGTATGCGTTTCCTCCGCTCGACAAGGCGGCGATGGATGAGTTTCCTAAGCGCCCGGCCACGCCCATCGACTCCCAGAACGTTGCCGGATACCTGTACAATGGCATGATTCACCCACTCATCCCGTATGCGATTCGCGGTGTGATCTGGTATCAGGGCGAGGGAAATTGGAATCGCGGGTATCAGTATCGTGCGGCATTTCCCGCCATGATTGCCGACTGGAGGGCGAAATGGGGGCGCGGGGATCTGCCCTTCTATTATTGCCAGATCGCCAATCTCGGGGCTCACAGCAAACAGCCGGAAAGGACATCAGCCTTTGCCGAGGTGCGAGAAGCTCAAAGCATGGCGCTATCGCTACCGAATACCGGTCAGGCAGTCTTGATTGATGTCGGTGAGGAGGAGGATATCCACCCTGCCGACAAGATGTCGGTGGGCGACCGGCTGGCGCGTATCGCGCTGGCGCAGACCTATGGCAAGGCCGTCGTATTCTCTGGTCCCGTGTTTGACTCCATGACGCTGGAGGGTGACAAGGCGCGGATTCGCTTCAAGCACGCGGCTCCGGGCCTTTTGGCCAGACCCATGCCGGAGACATATGCTCCCAACTCCAAGTCGGGGCGGATGGTTCCGCTCGTCCGCAACTCCCCGCGATCGGAGATCGAGGGTTTCGCCATCTGTGGAGAGGACAAAAAGTGGGAATGGGCCAATGCCAGGATCGAAGGAGAGACCGTCGTAGTCTGGGCGGATGCCGTGCCGAAACCGGTTGCCGTGCGGTATGCCTGGGCGCAGAACCCGTTCTGCAACCTGTACAACACAGCAGGACTGCCGGCGAATCCGTTTCGCACGGATGATTTCCCGCTTGCTTCGAGGAATGCGAAGTATTGAGCATGGTCCGCTATGCGGATTCCCCTTTGGTATGCAGCAGTCGCTGGATTGATGAGCCTGACCGTGATCGGTTCCGCGCAGGCGGAAACTACTGGATATTTTCATGTGGAGAAACGGGATGGTCGGTGGTGGCTGATCACTCCGAAGGGAGAGCCGTTCCTCTCCAAGGGAGTGTGTGCGGTGCGATATGCTCCGGACCCTATCCTGGGCACCGGACCCTCGCTCTACGGAGAAGCCAATGCGAAGAAATATCCCTC of the Terrimicrobium sacchariphilum genome contains:
- the vccB gene encoding Verru_Chthon cassette protein B, with amino-acid sequence MISSRNDSRALRRSGFTLIEVTISLGIVAFAMVSLVGLLPAGLSNFRMAMSQTIESQIVQGLSEEIALTDFSNLADLEGRKFTYDNSGVTTRTGDPATIYTATVKLEPVDSLSSYPVRLQDSASRNEAYNVRIQISRVNQTQQINQYSLIVANKRGHASP
- a CDS encoding sialate O-acetylesterase, whose protein sequence is MQSSHLCDSWFLRVGSLILGGVLVCVSARAEITLPRIFSDHAVLQKSDSVPVWGKGTPGEAVTVTLDKAVAQTVVGEDGKWKVVLDLDTAGAGPHELIAQGKNTLTAHDVLVGEVWLCSGQSNMDFPLGAFPIAKTEVPVSANTNLRQFLVKRGSSADPLDEVEGEWMVAGPATAGKFSAVAYFFGKQLQRDISAPVGLINSALGGTMIEAWMSNDALAADPVLKEGAEKAQNDRRAFDQYSERYKKWQKKYGREDRKQGDPATFAGPDVDTSDWRPVTLPGFFAEAGLPEAGAIWVRRKVPAPSAPDITPRKGIDMFLDNIRDSNEVYWNGRRVGSSPIDSVVHRYGVKGEYVNEGENVLALRVFSAGESGGVAPGGSRFQGNHVPFKGEWLAKVEYAFPPLDKAAMDEFPKRPATPIDSQNVAGYLYNGMIHPLIPYAIRGVIWYQGEGNWNRGYQYRAAFPAMIADWRAKWGRGDLPFYYCQIANLGAHSKQPERTSAFAEVREAQSMALSLPNTGQAVLIDVGEEEDIHPADKMSVGDRLARIALAQTYGKAVVFSGPVFDSMTLEGDKARIRFKHAAPGLLARPMPETYAPNSKSGRMVPLVRNSPRSEIEGFAICGEDKKWEWANARIEGETVVVWADAVPKPVAVRYAWAQNPFCNLYNTAGLPANPFRTDDFPLASRNAKY